A region from the Drosophila bipectinata strain 14024-0381.07 chromosome 3R, DbipHiC1v2, whole genome shotgun sequence genome encodes:
- the LOC108121928 gene encoding uncharacterized protein isoform X5 — translation MFHFIGSIFLLMGSMLQIETLVIIYLGTNIFHLIFSTAFVVEYAVECRFCALETTPVYITLNLNFPFSCQSLFLAGGLLVLATPSLAERSRIRRVASQRGIFKVYSGTS, via the exons ATGTTTCACTTCATCGGCTCGATATTTCTGTTGATGGGCAGCATGTTG CAGATCGAGACACTTGTAATCATCTACCTGGGTACGAATATATTTCACCTGATTTTCAGCACAGCCTTCGTGGTGGAGTACGCCGTGGAATGTAGGTTCTGTGCTTTGGAAACAACACCCGTATATATCACATTGA ATTTGAATTTTCCTTTCAGTTGTCAGTCTCTATTCTTGGCTGGTGGCCTTCTCGTACTTGCGACGCCTTCACTGGCAGAACGATCCAGAATACGACGAGTAGCAAGCCAACGGGGTATCTTTAAGGTCTATTCTGGAACTTCATAG
- the LOC108121928 gene encoding uncharacterized protein isoform X1, which produces MKCRVPRLKSCCCCVDLRAGCFFLALFEIFASILGFFVAEEGKLFLIGRLAYMFHFIGSIFLLMGSMLQIETLVIIYLGTNIFHLIFSTAFVVEYAVECRFCALETTPVYITLNLNFPFSCQSLFLAGGLLVLATPSLAERSRIRRVASQRGIFKVYSGTS; this is translated from the exons ATGAAATGTCGAGTCCCGAGGCTGAAAtcatgctgctgctgtgtgGATCTGCGGGCGGGCTGCTTCTTTCTGGCACTATTTGAGATCTTTGCATCGATCCTGGGCTTCTTTGTGGCCGAAG AGGGTAAGCTGTTTCTGATTGGACGTTTGGCGTACATGTTTCACTTCATCGGCTCGATATTTCTGTTGATGGGCAGCATGTTG CAGATCGAGACACTTGTAATCATCTACCTGGGTACGAATATATTTCACCTGATTTTCAGCACAGCCTTCGTGGTGGAGTACGCCGTGGAATGTAGGTTCTGTGCTTTGGAAACAACACCCGTATATATCACATTGA ATTTGAATTTTCCTTTCAGTTGTCAGTCTCTATTCTTGGCTGGTGGCCTTCTCGTACTTGCGACGCCTTCACTGGCAGAACGATCCAGAATACGACGAGTAGCAAGCCAACGGGGTATCTTTAAGGTCTATTCTGGAACTTCATAG
- the LOC108121928 gene encoding uncharacterized protein isoform X4, whose product MKCRVPRLKSCCCCVDLRAGCFFLALFEIFASILGFFVAEEGKLFLIGRLAYMFHFIGSIFLLMGSMLIETLVIIYLGTNIFHLIFSTAFVVEYAVECRFCALETTPVYITLIVSLYSWLVAFSYLRRLHWQNDPEYDE is encoded by the exons ATGAAATGTCGAGTCCCGAGGCTGAAAtcatgctgctgctgtgtgGATCTGCGGGCGGGCTGCTTCTTTCTGGCACTATTTGAGATCTTTGCATCGATCCTGGGCTTCTTTGTGGCCGAAG AGGGTAAGCTGTTTCTGATTGGACGTTTGGCGTACATGTTTCACTTCATCGGCTCGATATTTCTGTTGATGGGCAGCATGTTG ATCGAGACACTTGTAATCATCTACCTGGGTACGAATATATTTCACCTGATTTTCAGCACAGCCTTCGTGGTGGAGTACGCCGTGGAATGTAGGTTCTGTGCTTTGGAAACAACACCCGTATATATCACATTGA TTGTCAGTCTCTATTCTTGGCTGGTGGCCTTCTCGTACTTGCGACGCCTTCACTGGCAGAACGATCCAGAATACGACGAGTAG
- the LOC108121928 gene encoding uncharacterized protein isoform X6: MFHFIGSIFLLMGSMLIETLVIIYLGTNIFHLIFSTAFVVEYAVECRFCALETTPVYITLNLNFPFSCQSLFLAGGLLVLATPSLAERSRIRRVASQRGIFKVYSGTS, encoded by the exons ATGTTTCACTTCATCGGCTCGATATTTCTGTTGATGGGCAGCATGTTG ATCGAGACACTTGTAATCATCTACCTGGGTACGAATATATTTCACCTGATTTTCAGCACAGCCTTCGTGGTGGAGTACGCCGTGGAATGTAGGTTCTGTGCTTTGGAAACAACACCCGTATATATCACATTGA ATTTGAATTTTCCTTTCAGTTGTCAGTCTCTATTCTTGGCTGGTGGCCTTCTCGTACTTGCGACGCCTTCACTGGCAGAACGATCCAGAATACGACGAGTAGCAAGCCAACGGGGTATCTTTAAGGTCTATTCTGGAACTTCATAG
- the LOC108121928 gene encoding uncharacterized protein isoform X2: MKCRVPRLKSCCCCVDLRAGCFFLALFEIFASILGFFVAEEGKLFLIGRLAYMFHFIGSIFLLMGSMLIETLVIIYLGTNIFHLIFSTAFVVEYAVECRFCALETTPVYITLNLNFPFSCQSLFLAGGLLVLATPSLAERSRIRRVASQRGIFKVYSGTS; this comes from the exons ATGAAATGTCGAGTCCCGAGGCTGAAAtcatgctgctgctgtgtgGATCTGCGGGCGGGCTGCTTCTTTCTGGCACTATTTGAGATCTTTGCATCGATCCTGGGCTTCTTTGTGGCCGAAG AGGGTAAGCTGTTTCTGATTGGACGTTTGGCGTACATGTTTCACTTCATCGGCTCGATATTTCTGTTGATGGGCAGCATGTTG ATCGAGACACTTGTAATCATCTACCTGGGTACGAATATATTTCACCTGATTTTCAGCACAGCCTTCGTGGTGGAGTACGCCGTGGAATGTAGGTTCTGTGCTTTGGAAACAACACCCGTATATATCACATTGA ATTTGAATTTTCCTTTCAGTTGTCAGTCTCTATTCTTGGCTGGTGGCCTTCTCGTACTTGCGACGCCTTCACTGGCAGAACGATCCAGAATACGACGAGTAGCAAGCCAACGGGGTATCTTTAAGGTCTATTCTGGAACTTCATAG
- the LOC108121928 gene encoding uncharacterized protein isoform X3: MKCRVPRLKSCCCCVDLRAGCFFLALFEIFASILGFFVAEEGKLFLIGRLAYMFHFIGSIFLLMGSMLQIETLVIIYLGTNIFHLIFSTAFVVEYAVECRFCALETTPVYITLIVSLYSWLVAFSYLRRLHWQNDPEYDE; this comes from the exons ATGAAATGTCGAGTCCCGAGGCTGAAAtcatgctgctgctgtgtgGATCTGCGGGCGGGCTGCTTCTTTCTGGCACTATTTGAGATCTTTGCATCGATCCTGGGCTTCTTTGTGGCCGAAG AGGGTAAGCTGTTTCTGATTGGACGTTTGGCGTACATGTTTCACTTCATCGGCTCGATATTTCTGTTGATGGGCAGCATGTTG CAGATCGAGACACTTGTAATCATCTACCTGGGTACGAATATATTTCACCTGATTTTCAGCACAGCCTTCGTGGTGGAGTACGCCGTGGAATGTAGGTTCTGTGCTTTGGAAACAACACCCGTATATATCACATTGA TTGTCAGTCTCTATTCTTGGCTGGTGGCCTTCTCGTACTTGCGACGCCTTCACTGGCAGAACGATCCAGAATACGACGAGTAG